A portion of the Blautia hansenii DSM 20583 genome contains these proteins:
- a CDS encoding cation diffusion facilitator family transporter has protein sequence MEQEKKTAMRVSAVTIVWNVILSIFKLIAGIVGHSGAMISDAVHSASDVFSTIIVILGINIASRQSDDDHQYGHDRLECVAAILLAVVLFATGIGIGIGGINKIIEGTAGKDEIPGMIALIAAVASIVVKEGMFWYTRSAAKKINSGALMADAWHHRSDALSSVGALIGIGGARLGFPVLDPIASVIICVFIVKAAYDIFKDAIDKMVDKSCDEETEEKMRRLIEEQQGVLKVDVLRTRLFGAKMYVDIEIAADGDITLREGHEIAQVVHDKVEEEFPLVKHCMVHVNPL, from the coding sequence ATGGAACAGGAAAAAAAGACAGCAATGCGGGTATCGGCAGTTACCATTGTGTGGAATGTTATCCTTTCTATTTTTAAATTGATAGCAGGTATTGTAGGACATTCGGGAGCAATGATTTCTGATGCGGTTCATTCTGCTTCTGATGTATTTAGCACCATTATTGTAATTTTAGGAATTAACATTGCCAGCAGACAATCCGATGACGACCATCAGTACGGGCATGACAGACTGGAATGTGTGGCGGCAATTTTATTGGCGGTTGTGCTGTTTGCTACAGGTATTGGCATTGGTATCGGAGGTATTAACAAGATTATTGAGGGTACGGCAGGAAAAGATGAAATCCCCGGAATGATTGCCCTGATTGCAGCGGTTGCTTCTATTGTGGTGAAGGAAGGAATGTTTTGGTATACCAGAAGCGCTGCCAAGAAAATAAATTCCGGCGCTTTGATGGCAGATGCGTGGCATCACCGCTCGGATGCCTTGTCTTCCGTTGGCGCTCTTATTGGTATCGGCGGCGCACGTCTGGGATTTCCGGTGTTAGACCCGATTGCCAGTGTGATTATCTGTGTGTTTATTGTGAAAGCAGCTTACGATATTTTTAAAGATGCCATTGATAAAATGGTGGATAAATCTTGTGATGAAGAAACAGAAGAAAAAATGCGCCGGTTAATTGAAGAACAGCAGGGAGTTTTAAAAGTGGATGTACTGCGCACCAGATTGTTTGGGGCAAAGATGTATGTAGATATTGAGATTGCGGCAGACGGAGATATTACCTTGAGAGAAGGACACGAAATAGCACAGGTTGTTCATGATAAAGTAGAGGAGGAATTTCCTCTGGTGAAACACTGCATGGTACATGTAAATCCATTATAA
- a CDS encoding IS1096 element passenger TnpR family protein — translation MKAYQLKVQIKNSHPPIWRRVIVPSGITFQYLSEILNVTMGWIGYHLHSFEFFHSGISVEMKSDELNFFDAMDNKSLDEQETVIDTFLEKENTFTYIYDFGDFWEHKVTVEKVLYDYEYSYAQVLKYKGETPYEDCGGIYGYYEMQDILSNPKHPQYKQTKEWVEEQIIQKYDLESINEVLSELKGMNFDATLKEILTEYSKPELVEIAKIHHLSGYSKYKKSDLVEFLIKELLSKEVMCRYFRFLNEDEIQFLEGDERTRKVFLQDTRYVYLLEGGYAGVYADWEDSVFCLPEEVKAAYRENCTEEWKKELREEERFLMYFNVAAELYGNCPVENVVELYKRDTGIEKDEFSVLAFLKDVPKNKKCFVLQGNQIVLSLYKEKNEYNRLLREQQGEDFYIPSQEEIECLGKKGYLPFGKNMEQLKAFFIKEGKEEKEDAELLCRTIQFIIRIGGTMEEILDMLENAFLEYDKVMEDNRLRGKLFFKIENVWKETNTVVMRGNAEKSETSAQTANDKIILFPGKKY, via the coding sequence ATGAAAGCATATCAGTTAAAAGTACAGATTAAAAATTCACATCCGCCTATTTGGCGAAGAGTTATAGTGCCTTCCGGTATTACTTTTCAGTATTTATCAGAAATATTGAATGTGACTATGGGATGGATTGGGTATCATTTACACAGTTTTGAGTTTTTTCATTCAGGTATTTCGGTTGAAATGAAGTCAGACGAACTGAATTTTTTTGATGCTATGGATAATAAAAGTCTGGATGAACAAGAAACTGTGATAGATACTTTTTTAGAGAAGGAAAATACCTTTACTTATATATACGATTTTGGAGATTTCTGGGAACATAAGGTTACTGTGGAAAAGGTCTTATATGATTATGAATATTCTTATGCTCAAGTCTTAAAATATAAGGGTGAAACACCTTATGAGGATTGTGGAGGTATATATGGTTATTATGAAATGCAGGATATTTTAAGTAACCCAAAACATCCTCAATACAAACAGACAAAAGAATGGGTAGAAGAGCAGATTATTCAGAAGTATGATTTAGAGAGCATCAATGAAGTGTTAAGTGAGTTAAAAGGGATGAATTTTGATGCAACTTTAAAAGAAATTTTAACAGAATACTCAAAACCAGAGTTGGTGGAAATTGCAAAAATACATCACTTATCCGGTTATTCAAAATATAAGAAATCGGATTTAGTGGAATTTTTAATAAAAGAGCTGTTGAGTAAAGAGGTTATGTGCAGGTATTTCAGATTTTTAAATGAAGATGAAATCCAGTTTTTAGAAGGAGATGAGAGAACACGTAAGGTTTTTCTCCAGGATACGAGATATGTGTACTTATTAGAAGGAGGTTATGCAGGAGTCTATGCAGACTGGGAAGATAGTGTATTTTGCTTGCCGGAGGAAGTAAAAGCTGCTTATAGAGAAAACTGTACAGAGGAGTGGAAGAAAGAACTTCGGGAAGAGGAAAGGTTTTTGATGTATTTTAACGTGGCAGCAGAGCTTTATGGAAATTGTCCTGTAGAAAATGTAGTAGAATTATATAAGAGAGATACAGGAATAGAAAAAGACGAATTTTCTGTGTTGGCTTTTCTAAAAGATGTTCCGAAAAACAAAAAATGTTTTGTGCTGCAGGGTAACCAAATCGTATTATCATTATATAAAGAAAAAAATGAATACAACAGACTTCTCAGAGAACAGCAGGGAGAGGATTTTTATATTCCATCCCAGGAAGAAATTGAATGTTTAGGGAAGAAAGGCTATCTGCCATTTGGAAAGAATATGGAGCAGTTAAAAGCTTTCTTTATAAAGGAAGGAAAAGAAGAAAAGGAAGATGCAGAGCTTTTGTGCCGAACTATTCAGTTTATTATTCGAATTGGTGGAACAATGGAAGAAATTTTGGATATGTTAGAGAATGCTTTTTTGGAATATGATAAGGTTATGGAAGATAATAGATTAAGAGGAAAATTATTCTTTAAAATAGAAAATGTATGGAAAGAAACGAATACAGTTGTCATGCGAGGAAATGCAGAAAAGTCTGAGACATCTGCGCAGACAGCAAATGATAAGATTATTTTATTTCCTGGGAAAAAATATTAG